In Nocardia asteroides, a single genomic region encodes these proteins:
- a CDS encoding MMPL family transporter, whose translation MAWQLFRLGRWSFAHRRAVAAIWVLLLVVLGVGAATLSGKTSDKFELAGIESTQAFDLIEERAPQSSPDGATARVVFEAPEGRSLTEPGYSAAVTAALGALRTEHVASVTDPFTAGTLTGDGRVGYASVGYTQTSNELTDADRSALENAAHDAETAGLNVAIGGDAMNEVEMPLAEVVGIAVALLVLAVTFGSLVAAGMPLLTALVGVGIGMLAITALTGFVELSSTTPALGTMLGLAVGIDYALFIMSRYQSEVRAGRSLEEAAGRAVGTAGSAVVFAGLTVIIALVGLAVCNIGFLTQMGLGGAFTVAVAVLISLTLLPAILGFAGERVMRGKPRYLAKAANGVEPRTHGRRWVEGIAGNKWGALAGGIAIALLASLPVASMQLALPDDAGKPAGSNARTAYDLIAENFGPGANGPLVVVVDTANAADPAGAVARVTNDLQTMAGRAGTDVATVIPALTSDTPQAQQAFAQQLAVVKFATVTVIPGSGPSDQATKDLVAEIRGTVADLPAETGARALVTGQTAVGVDIANELTSVFPIYLAVVVGLAVFLLIAVFRSLWVPLKAALGFLLSVGVSLGATVAVFQWGWLNQLIGLDTTSPVLFILPILLTGILFGLAMDYEVFLVSRMREAYAHGTPARQAVIDGFAHSARVVVAAAIIMIGVFAGFALTDDVILKTIGFALAVGVLADAFLVRMLIVPAFMLIVGERIWWMPKWLAPLVPTFDIEGEGLTKRLDVPAEADEPVPALR comes from the coding sequence ATGGCGTGGCAGTTGTTCCGGCTGGGCCGGTGGTCGTTCGCGCACCGCAGGGCGGTGGCGGCGATCTGGGTGCTGCTGCTGGTCGTGCTCGGCGTCGGCGCGGCGACGCTCTCCGGCAAGACCAGTGACAAGTTCGAGCTGGCCGGGATCGAGTCGACCCAGGCCTTCGACCTCATCGAGGAGCGGGCGCCGCAGTCCTCCCCCGACGGCGCCACCGCACGGGTGGTCTTCGAGGCGCCCGAGGGCCGCTCGCTGACCGAGCCCGGCTACAGCGCCGCGGTGACCGCCGCGCTCGGCGCGCTGCGCACCGAGCACGTCGCCTCGGTGACCGACCCGTTCACCGCGGGCACGCTCACCGGCGACGGCCGCGTCGGCTACGCCTCGGTCGGCTACACGCAGACCTCCAACGAGCTCACCGACGCCGACCGCTCGGCGCTGGAGAACGCCGCGCACGACGCCGAGACCGCCGGGCTGAACGTCGCCATCGGCGGCGACGCCATGAACGAGGTGGAGATGCCGCTGGCCGAGGTCGTCGGCATCGCGGTGGCGCTGCTCGTCCTCGCCGTGACCTTCGGCTCACTGGTCGCGGCCGGGATGCCGCTGCTCACCGCGCTGGTCGGCGTCGGCATCGGCATGCTGGCGATCACCGCGCTCACCGGCTTCGTCGAGCTCTCCTCCACCACCCCGGCGCTCGGCACCATGCTCGGGCTCGCGGTCGGCATCGACTACGCGCTGTTCATCATGAGCCGCTACCAGAGCGAGGTCCGGGCCGGGCGTTCGCTCGAGGAGGCGGCGGGCCGCGCGGTCGGGACCGCGGGCTCGGCGGTGGTCTTCGCCGGGCTCACCGTCATCATCGCGCTGGTCGGGCTCGCGGTCTGCAACATCGGCTTCCTGACCCAGATGGGGCTGGGCGGCGCCTTCACCGTGGCCGTCGCGGTGCTCATCTCGCTCACGCTGCTGCCCGCGATCCTCGGCTTCGCCGGCGAGCGGGTCATGAGGGGCAAGCCGCGCTACCTGGCCAAGGCCGCCAACGGCGTCGAGCCGCGCACGCACGGCCGCCGCTGGGTCGAGGGCATCGCCGGGAACAAGTGGGGCGCACTGGCGGGCGGCATCGCCATCGCGCTGCTCGCCTCGCTCCCGGTCGCCTCCATGCAGCTCGCGCTGCCCGACGACGCCGGCAAGCCCGCGGGCAGCAATGCCCGCACCGCCTACGACCTGATCGCCGAGAACTTCGGCCCCGGCGCCAACGGCCCGCTGGTCGTGGTGGTCGACACCGCGAACGCGGCCGACCCGGCGGGCGCGGTCGCCAGGGTGACCAACGACCTGCAGACCATGGCAGGCCGCGCGGGCACCGACGTCGCCACCGTGATCCCCGCGCTCACCAGCGACACCCCGCAGGCGCAGCAGGCATTCGCCCAGCAGCTCGCCGTCGTGAAGTTCGCGACCGTCACGGTGATCCCGGGCTCCGGGCCGTCCGACCAGGCCACCAAGGACCTGGTCGCGGAGATCCGCGGCACCGTCGCCGACCTGCCCGCCGAGACCGGCGCGCGCGCCCTCGTCACCGGCCAGACCGCGGTCGGGGTCGATATCGCCAACGAGCTCACCTCGGTGTTCCCGATCTACCTCGCGGTCGTGGTCGGGCTCGCGGTCTTCCTGCTGATCGCGGTGTTCCGCTCGCTGTGGGTGCCGCTCAAGGCCGCGCTCGGGTTCCTGCTCTCGGTCGGCGTCTCGCTCGGCGCCACCGTCGCGGTGTTCCAGTGGGGCTGGCTCAACCAGCTCATCGGCCTGGACACCACCTCGCCGGTGCTGTTCATCCTGCCGATCCTGCTGACCGGCATCCTGTTCGGGCTCGCCATGGACTACGAGGTGTTCCTGGTCAGCCGGATGCGCGAGGCGTACGCGCACGGCACCCCGGCCCGCCAGGCCGTGATCGACGGGTTCGCGCACAGCGCCAGGGTCGTGGTCGCCGCCGCGATCATCATGATCGGCGTCTTCGCCGGGTTCGCGCTCACCGACGACGTGATCCTGAAGACCATCGGCTTCGCGCTCGCCGTCGGTGTGCTGGCCGATGCCTTCCTGGTGCGGATGCTGATCGTCCCGGCGTTCATGCTGATCGTCGGCGAGCGGATCTGGTGGATGCCGAAGTGGCTCGCGCCGCTGGTGCCGACGTTCGACATCGAGGGTGAGGGGCTGACCAAGCGGCTCGACGTGCCCGCGGAGGCGGACGAGCCGGTTCCCGCACTGCGCTGA
- a CDS encoding TetR/AcrR family transcriptional regulator yields the protein MTAPNRQRRRRVDAQHNSERVLAAAIEVFTEHGLEATIPEVAARAGVGKATVYRSYPTKADLVRELALLHLDWIDELVTAALDTARTDAYRALEVLLERIATRLAEDRLMVEVLSGVDGIEDERLDNQLEQLLALAHEQGRLRPDATAMDVQVLVAGVARALIELEIGDPAVWRRYARLALSALRPE from the coding sequence ATGACGGCACCGAATCGGCAGCGGCGGCGCCGGGTGGACGCCCAGCACAACTCCGAGCGCGTGCTCGCCGCCGCGATCGAGGTCTTCACCGAGCACGGGCTCGAGGCCACCATCCCCGAGGTGGCCGCGCGCGCCGGCGTCGGCAAGGCGACCGTCTACCGCAGCTACCCGACCAAGGCCGACCTGGTGCGCGAGCTCGCGCTGCTGCACCTGGACTGGATCGACGAACTCGTCACCGCCGCGCTCGACACCGCCCGCACCGATGCCTACCGCGCGCTGGAGGTGCTGCTGGAGCGGATCGCGACCCGGCTCGCCGAGGACCGGCTCATGGTCGAGGTGCTCAGCGGCGTGGACGGCATCGAGGACGAGCGGCTCGACAACCAGCTCGAGCAGCTCCTCGCGCTGGCGCACGAGCAGGGCAGGCTGCGCCCCGACGCGACCGCCATGGATGTGCAGGTGCTGGTCGCCGGGGTCGCGCGGGCGCTGATCGAGCTGGAGATCGGCGACCCCGCCGTCTGGCGCCGCTACGCCCGGCTTGCGCTGTCCGCGCTGCGCCCGGAGTGA
- a CDS encoding methyltransferase domain-containing protein yields MTAPTFGQRCFAAWYPRFMDRVDRAGQSGLRRTQLAAARGRTLEIGAGSGLSVPHYPAGLPELVLLEPNAALREQLSARTEPPFTVIDGDAHAIDFPDASFDTVTASLVFCSIRDPAAALAEVHRVLRPGGQFLFHEHVRGTGALGVVQDVLTPVQRRLADGCHANRDFEALLAASPLTVTEITHTRMPTAVPTIAPLVIGTAHRAVAHSGRSADSASRA; encoded by the coding sequence ATGACCGCTCCGACCTTCGGCCAGCGCTGCTTCGCCGCCTGGTACCCCCGCTTCATGGACCGCGTCGACCGGGCCGGGCAGTCCGGGCTGCGCCGCACCCAGCTCGCCGCCGCCCGCGGCCGCACCCTCGAGATCGGCGCGGGCAGCGGCCTCTCCGTCCCGCACTACCCCGCCGGGCTGCCGGAGCTGGTCCTGCTGGAGCCCAATGCCGCGTTGCGCGAACAGCTCTCGGCCCGCACCGAGCCGCCGTTCACCGTGATCGACGGCGACGCGCACGCCATCGACTTCCCGGACGCCAGCTTCGACACCGTCACCGCCTCGCTGGTCTTCTGCTCGATCCGCGACCCCGCCGCCGCGCTCGCCGAGGTGCACCGGGTGCTGCGTCCGGGGGGACAGTTCCTGTTCCACGAGCACGTACGCGGCACCGGGGCGCTCGGCGTCGTGCAGGACGTCCTCACCCCGGTGCAGCGCAGGCTGGCCGACGGCTGCCACGCCAACCGGGACTTCGAGGCCCTGCTCGCCGCCTCGCCGCTGACGGTCACCGAGATCACGCACACCCGCATGCCGACCGCGGTGCCGACCATCGCGCCGCTGGTGATCGGCACCGCGCACCGCGCGGTGGCTCACTCCGGGCGCAGCGCGGACAGCGCAAGCCGGGCGTAG
- a CDS encoding alpha/beta fold hydrolase codes for MAGTGHHRGVPPAEDQIVRHLPTGGGELAYAVTGSGPALLMGGWWCAHLALNWADPLFRGYISRLAARFTVIRYDQPGRGLSGGATVGLDSEIAVVTELLDALEIEQVALLGGSSGAAVAAGLAARLPDRVRRLVLYGAFARGADIAPEPARRAVVEAVAAHWGLGSRLLADVFVPDASTTERERFARFQRLSATAEQAASALAESYALDATEYLAAVTVPTTVLHRRGDRAVPFALGVDVARRVRGSALVELSGDDHFPWRGNASAVADATLRGLGRPVRSRPEPPGPAAVTEREREILHLVAAGLTDAQIGERLTLSPHTVHRHIANARTKLGVRSRAAAAAALRGYEPGRPGI; via the coding sequence ATGGCCGGAACCGGCCATCATCGAGGGGTGCCGCCCGCCGAGGATCAGATCGTCCGCCACCTGCCGACCGGCGGCGGCGAGCTCGCGTACGCGGTCACCGGGTCCGGCCCCGCGCTGCTGATGGGTGGCTGGTGGTGCGCGCACCTCGCGCTGAACTGGGCGGACCCGCTGTTCCGCGGCTACATCTCCCGGCTGGCCGCGCGGTTCACGGTGATTCGCTACGACCAGCCCGGCCGCGGGCTCTCCGGGGGCGCCACGGTCGGGCTGGACAGCGAGATCGCGGTGGTCACCGAGCTGCTGGACGCGCTCGAGATCGAGCAGGTCGCGCTGCTCGGCGGCTCCTCCGGCGCCGCGGTCGCCGCCGGGCTGGCCGCCCGCCTGCCCGACAGGGTGCGGCGGCTGGTGCTCTACGGCGCCTTCGCGCGCGGCGCCGATATCGCACCGGAGCCCGCCCGGCGAGCAGTGGTCGAGGCGGTCGCCGCGCACTGGGGGCTCGGATCCCGGTTGCTGGCCGACGTTTTCGTGCCGGACGCGAGCACGACCGAGCGCGAGCGCTTCGCCCGCTTCCAGCGGCTCTCGGCCACGGCCGAGCAGGCCGCGTCCGCCCTCGCCGAGAGCTACGCCCTCGACGCCACCGAGTACCTGGCCGCCGTCACCGTGCCCACCACGGTCCTGCATCGTCGCGGGGACCGCGCGGTGCCCTTCGCCCTCGGCGTCGACGTGGCCCGGCGGGTGCGCGGCTCGGCCCTGGTCGAACTCTCCGGCGACGACCACTTCCCCTGGCGCGGTAACGCTTCCGCGGTTGCCGACGCCACCCTGCGCGGACTCGGCCGCCCCGTGCGCTCCCGCCCCGAGCCGCCCGGCCCGGCCGCCGTCACCGAGCGCGAGCGCGAGATCCTGCACCTGGTCGCGGCCGGGCTCACCGACGCCCAGATCGGCGAACGGCTCACGCTCAGCCCGCACACCGTGCACCGCCACATCGCCAATGCCCGCACCAAGCTCGGGGTCCGCTCCCGCGCGGCCGCGGCGGCCGCCCTGCGCGGCTACGAACCCGGCCGCCCCGGAATCTGA
- a CDS encoding cytochrome C oxidase subunit IV family protein, protein MTESPSLPESRRALVLVWLVLVVSTIAAWWFAPGHTTELVAVVVVLAFVKCRLVLRWFMEVRAAPRWLRLGTDAWLVLLWAGLAGIYFSG, encoded by the coding sequence GTGACCGAGTCCCCTTCGCTGCCGGAGTCCCGGCGCGCGCTCGTCCTGGTCTGGCTGGTGCTGGTGGTGAGCACCATCGCCGCCTGGTGGTTCGCGCCCGGTCACACCACCGAACTGGTCGCTGTGGTCGTGGTGCTGGCCTTCGTGAAGTGCCGGTTGGTGCTTCGCTGGTTCATGGAGGTCAGGGCGGCGCCGCGCTGGCTGCGGCTCGGCACCGATGCCTGGCTGGTGCTGCTGTGGGCAGGGCTGGCCGGGATCTACTTCTCGGGCTGA
- a CDS encoding cytochrome c oxidase subunit 3 — protein sequence MWVMILGDLFFFGCYFLTYMVFRARSPELFAAGQRQLLLGVGVVNTVVLLTASLFAALAVLEIRRGAVRATQRSLLAAGCCGVLFAVLKGYEWRHAVAAGHTVADEFFSFYYVLTGVHLAHLLLGLLILGIVARRPAVSPVEQGALYWHMIDLLWIVIFAILYLMR from the coding sequence ATGTGGGTGATGATCCTGGGCGACCTGTTCTTCTTCGGCTGCTACTTCCTCACCTACATGGTGTTCCGGGCGCGCTCGCCGGAGCTCTTCGCGGCCGGGCAGCGGCAGTTGCTGCTCGGCGTCGGCGTCGTCAATACCGTTGTGCTGCTGACCGCTTCGCTCTTCGCCGCGCTCGCCGTGCTGGAGATCCGGCGCGGTGCGGTGCGGGCGACGCAGCGGTCGCTGCTGGCGGCGGGGTGCTGCGGGGTGCTGTTCGCGGTGCTCAAGGGCTACGAGTGGCGGCACGCCGTCGCGGCCGGGCACACCGTGGCCGACGAGTTCTTCTCCTTCTACTACGTGCTGACCGGGGTGCACCTCGCGCACCTGCTGCTCGGGCTGCTGATCCTCGGCATCGTCGCGCGCAGACCGGCGGTGAGCCCGGTCGAGCAGGGTGCGCTGTACTGGCACATGATCGACCTGCTCTGGATCGTGATCTTCGCGATCCTCTACCTCATGAGGTGA
- a CDS encoding TetR/AcrR family transcriptional regulator has protein sequence MAATPKSDQRQKRATPVRARSQASREAIMRAAMALWRTKGFAETTVTDICKAAGVSKALFYVYFARREEILLALEVFTMREAHAAAEAVVARPYELREVLTAVLGTLERRARRFPAELIFEAVLETYRLERQALGDGASEADIAYLFLGPFQRAQRDGKLGPEVDVVRLARLAQMLVADGFRLWAAADFGDEPLTPRLAAEIDTVLSAGW, from the coding sequence GTGGCAGCAACTCCGAAAAGTGACCAGCGTCAGAAGCGGGCGACGCCGGTGCGGGCCAGGTCGCAGGCGAGCCGGGAGGCGATCATGCGGGCCGCGATGGCGCTGTGGCGGACGAAGGGGTTCGCGGAGACCACCGTCACCGATATCTGCAAGGCGGCGGGGGTCTCGAAGGCGCTGTTCTACGTGTATTTCGCGCGCCGGGAGGAGATCCTGCTCGCGCTCGAGGTGTTCACCATGCGCGAGGCGCACGCCGCCGCCGAGGCGGTCGTCGCCCGCCCGTACGAGCTGCGCGAGGTGCTCACCGCGGTGCTCGGCACGCTGGAGCGGCGGGCGCGCCGCTTCCCGGCCGAGCTCATCTTCGAGGCGGTGCTGGAGACCTACCGGCTGGAGCGGCAGGCGCTCGGCGACGGCGCGAGCGAGGCCGATATCGCGTACCTGTTCCTCGGGCCGTTCCAGCGGGCGCAGCGCGACGGCAAGCTGGGGCCCGAGGTGGACGTCGTCCGGTTGGCCAGGCTGGCCCAGATGCTGGTCGCCGACGGCTTCCGGCTGTGGGCCGCGGCCGATTTCGGCGACGAGCCGCTCACGCCGCGGCTCGCCGCCGAGATCGACACCGTGCTCAGCGCGGGTTGGTGA
- the ilvD gene encoding dihydroxy-acid dehydratase: MTDPVDMKPRSRDVTDGMQRAPSRAMLRAVGLTDDDWDKPQIGIASAWNEVTPCNLTLRTLAQRAKEGVRAAGGVALEFGTITVSDGISMGHEGMRASLVSREVITDSVETVVHAERLDGFIGLAGCDKSIPGMLMAAARLDLPSVFVYNGSILPGNHNGVSLDITSVFEAVGACAAGKIDEHELGQIERKACPGEGACGGMFTANTMSSIAEALGLSLPGSASPPAVDRRREDDARSSGEAIVGMLRLGIRPSQILTKQAFENAIAVTSALGGSTNAVLHLLAIANEAGVELHLEDFNRIAARVPHVADMKPGGRFHMLELDRVGGVPVVLKQLLDAGLLHGDCLTVTGKTMAENLAEIDPPAPDGVVVYPIDRPIHRDGGINVLSGSLAPKGSVVKVAGLTADQMQFEGPARVFDGEDGAMAAILAGEIEPGTVLVIRYEGPKGGPGMREMLAITGALKGAGRGADCALVTDGRFSGGTWGFCIGHVAPEARDGGPIAFVRDGDRIRVDVHGKALDLLVDEAELAARREGWVPNEPRYTRGVLGKYARLVQGAETGAITNPR; this comes from the coding sequence ATGACAGATCCGGTCGATATGAAGCCGCGCAGCCGCGATGTCACCGACGGGATGCAGCGGGCCCCATCCCGGGCCATGCTGCGGGCCGTCGGGCTGACCGACGACGACTGGGACAAACCGCAGATCGGCATCGCCTCGGCCTGGAACGAGGTGACCCCGTGCAACCTCACCCTGCGCACGCTGGCGCAGCGGGCCAAGGAGGGCGTGCGCGCGGCGGGCGGTGTCGCGCTGGAGTTCGGCACCATCACCGTCAGTGACGGAATCTCCATGGGGCACGAGGGGATGCGCGCCTCGCTGGTGAGCCGCGAGGTGATCACCGACAGCGTGGAGACGGTGGTGCACGCCGAGCGCCTGGACGGCTTCATCGGGCTGGCCGGCTGCGACAAGAGCATCCCGGGCATGCTCATGGCCGCGGCCCGGCTGGACCTGCCCAGCGTCTTCGTCTACAACGGCTCGATCCTGCCCGGCAACCACAACGGCGTCTCGCTCGACATCACCAGCGTCTTCGAGGCCGTCGGCGCCTGCGCCGCGGGCAAGATCGACGAGCACGAGCTGGGCCAGATCGAGCGCAAGGCCTGCCCCGGCGAGGGCGCCTGCGGCGGCATGTTCACCGCCAACACCATGTCCTCGATCGCCGAGGCGCTCGGGCTCAGCCTGCCCGGCTCGGCCTCCCCGCCCGCGGTGGACCGGCGCCGCGAGGACGATGCCCGCAGCTCCGGCGAGGCCATCGTCGGCATGCTGCGGCTCGGCATCCGGCCGAGCCAGATCCTGACCAAGCAGGCTTTCGAGAACGCCATCGCGGTCACCTCCGCGCTCGGTGGCAGCACCAACGCGGTGCTGCACCTGCTCGCCATCGCCAACGAGGCCGGGGTCGAGCTGCATCTAGAGGACTTCAACCGGATCGCGGCCCGGGTGCCGCACGTCGCGGACATGAAGCCCGGCGGGCGCTTCCACATGCTGGAGCTGGACCGGGTCGGTGGCGTCCCGGTGGTGCTCAAGCAGCTGCTCGACGCCGGGCTGCTGCACGGCGACTGCCTGACCGTCACCGGCAAGACCATGGCGGAGAACCTGGCCGAGATCGACCCGCCCGCCCCGGACGGTGTCGTGGTCTACCCGATCGACCGCCCGATCCACCGCGACGGCGGCATCAACGTGCTCAGCGGCTCGCTCGCCCCGAAGGGCAGCGTCGTCAAGGTCGCCGGGCTCACCGCCGACCAGATGCAGTTCGAGGGGCCGGCGCGGGTCTTCGACGGCGAGGACGGCGCCATGGCCGCCATCCTGGCCGGCGAGATCGAGCCGGGCACGGTGCTGGTGATCCGCTACGAGGGCCCCAAGGGCGGGCCGGGCATGCGCGAGATGCTCGCCATCACCGGCGCTCTGAAGGGCGCCGGGCGCGGCGCGGACTGCGCGCTGGTGACCGACGGCCGGTTCAGCGGCGGCACCTGGGGCTTCTGCATCGGCCACGTGGCGCCGGAGGCGCGCGACGGCGGGCCGATCGCGTTCGTCCGCGACGGCGACCGGATCCGGGTCGACGTGCACGGCAAGGCACTGGACCTGCTGGTCGACGAGGCCGAGCTGGCCGCGCGCCGGGAGGGCTGGGTGCCGAACGAGCCGCGCTACACCCGCGGCGTGCTCGGCAAGTACGCGCGGCTGGTGCAGGGCGCCGAGACCGGGGCCATCACCAACCCGCGCTGA
- a CDS encoding SDR family NAD(P)-dependent oxidoreductase: MKAVVVAGGASGIGAATARRLGAAGHRVLVGDFDAEGARRTAAEVTGAGGTAIPHAFDLAEEDSVRELIAAAVGEFGGLDGLFNVGADMRALRGDTDVVDIDLAVWDRLLTVNLRGYLLTMRHAIPHLLERGGGAIVNTSSAAAFQGEPARPAYAAAKAGIGALTRHVATRWGRDGIRCNAVAPGFTATEAIRAAERWPELEAGALRRMHSPRVGESADVAGLVTFLLSDDGAWINGQVLNIDGGTVLR, from the coding sequence GTGAAGGCCGTCGTGGTCGCGGGCGGGGCCAGCGGGATCGGCGCGGCCACCGCGCGGCGGCTCGGCGCGGCCGGACACCGGGTGCTGGTCGGCGATTTCGACGCCGAGGGCGCGCGGCGCACCGCGGCGGAGGTGACCGGGGCCGGGGGGACCGCGATACCGCACGCCTTCGACCTGGCCGAGGAGGACTCGGTGCGGGAGCTGATCGCCGCCGCGGTCGGCGAGTTCGGCGGGCTGGACGGGCTCTTCAACGTCGGCGCCGACATGCGCGCGCTGCGCGGCGACACCGACGTGGTCGACATCGACCTCGCCGTCTGGGACCGCCTGCTCACCGTGAACCTGCGCGGCTACCTGCTCACCATGCGCCACGCCATCCCGCACCTGCTCGAGCGCGGCGGCGGCGCCATCGTGAACACCTCGTCGGCCGCCGCCTTCCAGGGCGAACCGGCCCGCCCCGCCTACGCCGCCGCCAAGGCCGGGATCGGCGCGCTCACCAGGCACGTCGCCACCCGCTGGGGCCGTGACGGCATCCGCTGCAATGCGGTGGCGCCGGGCTTCACCGCCACCGAGGCGATCCGCGCGGCCGAGCGCTGGCCGGAGCTGGAGGCGGGTGCGCTGCGCCGCATGCACAGCCCCCGGGTCGGCGAGAGCGCCGACGTGGCCGGGCTGGTCACCTTCCTGCTCTCCGACGACGGCGCCTGGATCAACGGCCAGGTGCTGAACATCGACGGCGGCACCGTCCTGCGTTGA
- a CDS encoding SDR family NAD(P)-dependent oxidoreductase, with translation MGYADELFDLTGRVVLVTGGSRGLGREMAFAAARCGADLVIASRDHESCAATCAEIERETGRAALPHAVHVGRWDQLDGLVEAAYARFGRVDVLINNAGMQPVYDTLGSVSEKLFDAVLNLNLKGPFRLSVLIGERMVAAGRGSIINVSSSGSIRPRPSIVPYAAAKAGLNAMTEGLALAFGPAVRVNTLMAGPHLTGATAGWDIDAVPNPFGAHAMQRAGRPPEIVGAALFLASDASSFTTGATLRSDGGMP, from the coding sequence ATGGGCTACGCCGACGAATTGTTCGACCTGACCGGCCGCGTCGTGCTGGTGACCGGGGGCAGCCGCGGGCTCGGCCGGGAGATGGCGTTCGCCGCCGCGCGCTGCGGGGCGGACCTGGTGATCGCCAGCCGCGACCACGAGAGCTGCGCGGCCACCTGCGCGGAGATCGAGCGCGAGACCGGCCGCGCCGCACTGCCGCACGCCGTGCACGTGGGCCGCTGGGACCAGCTGGACGGCCTGGTCGAGGCCGCCTACGCCCGCTTCGGCCGGGTCGACGTGCTGATCAACAACGCGGGGATGCAGCCCGTCTACGACACCCTCGGCTCGGTGAGCGAGAAGCTCTTCGACGCGGTGCTGAACCTGAATCTCAAGGGCCCGTTCCGGCTCTCGGTGCTGATCGGCGAGCGCATGGTGGCGGCCGGGCGCGGCTCGATCATCAATGTCAGCTCGTCCGGCTCGATCCGGCCGCGCCCGTCGATCGTGCCCTACGCCGCCGCCAAGGCCGGGCTCAATGCCATGACCGAGGGGCTCGCGCTCGCCTTCGGCCCGGCCGTCCGGGTCAACACGCTGATGGCGGGCCCGCACCTGACCGGAGCCACCGCGGGCTGGGACATCGACGCCGTGCCCAACCCGTTCGGCGCACACGCCATGCAGCGCGCGGGCCGCCCGCCCGAGATCGTCGGTGCCGCCCTCTTCCTCGCCTCCGACGCCTCCAGCTTCACCACCGGAGCCACCCTGCGCTCCGACGGCGGCATGCCCTGA
- a CDS encoding acyl-CoA dehydrogenase family protein, with protein sequence MAWDFETDPDYQAKLDWADEFVRTEVEPLDLVWPHEQFVPLTGKRRDAIAPLKQRVREQGLWATHLGPDLGGQGHGQVKLALLNEILGRCSWAPIVFGCQAPDTGNAEILAHYGTPEQKERYLRPLLDGELFSCYSMTEPQAGADPRQFTTTAVRDGDDWVIEGRKYFSSNARTAAFYIVMAITDPAAGAYKGMSMFLVPTDTPGIVIERDVRLYGEPEAAGQHALVHYNGVRVPNSALLGGAGQAFVIAQTRLGGGRIHHAMRTIGLAQKALDMLCERALSRETAGSSLADKQFVQGYIADSWAQLAQFRLLVLHTAWKIDKHNDYRKVRKDIAAVKTVMPTVLHDIAWRSMQVHGALGVTDEVPLMKMITGAAVMGLADGPTEVHKTTVARQVLRDHSATEELWPTEWLPRKREAALAQYADFLGDER encoded by the coding sequence ATGGCGTGGGATTTCGAGACCGATCCCGACTATCAGGCCAAGCTGGACTGGGCGGACGAGTTCGTCCGCACCGAGGTGGAGCCGCTGGACCTGGTCTGGCCGCACGAGCAGTTCGTGCCGCTCACCGGCAAGCGCCGCGATGCCATCGCCCCGCTCAAGCAGCGGGTGCGCGAGCAGGGGCTGTGGGCCACCCACCTCGGCCCCGACCTGGGCGGCCAGGGCCACGGCCAGGTGAAGCTCGCGCTGCTCAACGAGATCCTGGGCCGCTGCTCGTGGGCCCCGATCGTCTTCGGCTGCCAGGCTCCCGACACCGGCAATGCCGAGATCCTCGCGCACTACGGCACGCCCGAGCAGAAGGAGCGGTACCTGCGCCCGCTGCTCGACGGCGAGCTCTTCTCCTGCTACTCCATGACCGAGCCGCAGGCCGGCGCCGACCCGCGCCAGTTCACCACCACCGCGGTCCGCGACGGCGACGACTGGGTGATCGAGGGCCGCAAGTACTTCTCCTCCAACGCCAGGACCGCCGCCTTCTATATCGTCATGGCGATCACCGACCCCGCCGCGGGCGCGTACAAGGGCATGTCGATGTTCCTGGTACCCACCGACACCCCCGGCATCGTGATCGAGCGCGACGTCCGGCTCTACGGCGAGCCGGAGGCCGCAGGGCAGCACGCGCTCGTCCACTACAACGGGGTGCGGGTCCCGAATTCCGCCCTGCTCGGCGGCGCGGGCCAGGCCTTCGTGATCGCGCAGACCCGGCTCGGCGGCGGCCGCATCCACCACGCCATGCGCACCATCGGGCTGGCGCAGAAGGCGCTCGACATGCTCTGCGAGCGGGCGCTGAGCCGGGAGACCGCGGGCAGCTCGCTCGCCGACAAGCAGTTCGTGCAGGGCTACATCGCCGACTCCTGGGCCCAGCTCGCGCAGTTCCGGCTGCTCGTACTGCACACCGCGTGGAAGATCGACAAGCACAACGACTACCGGAAGGTCCGCAAGGACATCGCCGCGGTCAAGACCGTCATGCCGACCGTGCTGCACGACATCGCCTGGCGCTCCATGCAGGTGCACGGCGCGCTCGGCGTCACCGACGAGGTCCCGCTCATGAAGATGATCACCGGCGCCGCCGTCATGGGGCTCGCCGACGGCCCCACCGAGGTGCACAAGACCACCGTCGCCCGCCAGGTGCTGCGCGACCACTCCGCCACCGAGGAGCTGTGGCCCACCGAGTGGCTGCCCCGCAAACGCGAGGCCGCGCTCGCGCAGTACGCCGACTTCCTCGGCGACGAGCGATGA